Proteins from one Romboutsia sp. CE17 genomic window:
- a CDS encoding glycosyltransferase family 4 protein, with protein MADNKKNILIIMGRYLPGYKDGGPVRSIKNLVDYLGEEYNFKILTCDRDHGDTEPYKNIKVNDWNVVGNANVYYVPPKGFKLSLIKRLSKEVDLVYCCGCFNDYAINTLILKRFNIIKVPVVVAAMGLFSPMEFRLKYAKKKIFTTIFNLTGMFSKIYWSATSQMEIDEIKQQIKCKNNFFIAEDLPRKVDETPIIKEKEVGKLKVVWISRIAPKKNLKGAIQILQNVKSDIEFTIYGPIHVQEYWDECLIELNKLPDNIKWSWKGNVDSENVVEELKRHHVFLFPTLGENYGHVIQEALSAGCPVILSDQTPWDNLEYHRVGYSHSLNYTEGFINSINYYVKMNKNEFNDITNNALKYVCKNQNDKVKSNGYKNIFNTLS; from the coding sequence ATGGCAGATAATAAAAAAAATATATTAATTATTATGGGACGTTATTTACCTGGATATAAAGATGGTGGTCCTGTTCGTTCTATTAAGAATTTAGTGGATTATTTAGGTGAAGAATATAACTTTAAAATTCTTACTTGCGATAGAGATCATGGTGATACTGAACCATATAAAAATATAAAGGTTAATGATTGGAATGTAGTAGGAAATGCAAATGTATACTATGTACCACCGAAAGGATTTAAACTATCATTAATTAAAAGATTATCGAAAGAGGTAGACTTAGTTTATTGTTGTGGATGTTTTAATGATTATGCAATTAATACTTTAATATTAAAAAGATTTAATATTATTAAAGTACCAGTTGTAGTAGCTGCTATGGGATTGTTCTCACCTATGGAGTTTAGACTTAAATATGCAAAAAAGAAGATATTTACGACAATATTTAATTTAACTGGTATGTTTAGCAAGATATATTGGTCGGCAACATCACAAATGGAAATTGATGAAATAAAGCAACAAATTAAATGTAAAAATAATTTTTTTATAGCAGAGGATTTGCCAAGGAAAGTAGATGAGACTCCTATTATAAAAGAGAAAGAAGTAGGAAAATTAAAGGTTGTATGGATATCTAGAATTGCACCAAAAAAGAACTTAAAAGGAGCAATTCAAATATTACAAAATGTTAAAAGTGATATAGAATTTACTATTTATGGTCCAATTCATGTTCAAGAATATTGGGATGAATGTTTGATAGAGCTTAATAAACTTCCAGATAATATAAAATGGAGTTGGAAAGGTAATGTTGATTCTGAAAATGTTGTAGAAGAACTAAAAAGACATCATGTATTTTTATTCCCAACGTTAGGTGAAAATTATGGACATGTAATTCAAGAAGCCTTATCAGCAGGATGTCCTGTTATATTATCTGATCAGACTCCATGGGATAATTTAGAATATCATAGAGTAGGATATTCTCACTCATTAAATTATACTGAAGGGTTTATAAACTCAATAAATTATTATGTAAAAATGAATAAAAATGAATTTAATGATATTACTAATAATGCATTAAAGTATGTTTGTAAAAATCAAAATGATAAAGTTAAAAGTAATGGATATAAAAATATATTTAATACGTTAAGTTAA
- a CDS encoding glycosyltransferase family 2 protein yields the protein MVDLTVVILTKNEENNLRKCIESFKGIVKRFVIVDSYSTDGTKALCEALSQSVNLDFYENKFVSHADQMNWGLANTNISTKWTMRMDADEEVTPELVEEIKEKLHLIEEHVKGIVLKRRVYFMGRWIKHGGKYPELLLRIFRTGYGSCEQKLMDEHMILSQGDTVTFKYDIIDNNNKNLEWWTHKHNWYSNREVLDYQQKVLNEYESDELINDDSNKGQAARKRFIKNNGYYKLPLFFRSHLYFIYRYYVRLGFLDGQEGRIYHFLQAYWYRFLVDAKIYECEKFDIKMEGQGDLK from the coding sequence GTGGTAGATTTAACAGTAGTTATACTGACTAAGAATGAAGAAAACAACTTAAGGAAATGTATAGAATCATTTAAAGGAATAGTAAAAAGATTTGTTATAGTTGATAGTTACAGTACGGATGGAACTAAAGCTTTATGTGAAGCGTTAAGTCAAAGTGTGAATTTAGATTTTTATGAAAATAAGTTTGTTAGTCATGCGGACCAAATGAATTGGGGATTAGCTAATACAAATATAAGTACTAAGTGGACTATGAGAATGGATGCTGATGAAGAGGTTACTCCTGAGTTAGTTGAAGAAATAAAAGAGAAGTTACATTTAATAGAAGAACATGTAAAAGGAATAGTTCTAAAAAGAAGAGTTTACTTTATGGGAAGATGGATAAAGCATGGAGGTAAGTATCCAGAATTATTACTTAGAATATTTAGAACTGGATACGGTTCTTGCGAGCAAAAGCTTATGGATGAGCATATGATTTTATCACAAGGTGATACTGTTACTTTTAAGTATGACATTATAGATAATAATAATAAAAATCTAGAATGGTGGACACATAAGCATAATTGGTATTCTAATAGAGAAGTTTTAGATTATCAACAAAAGGTTTTAAATGAATATGAAAGTGATGAGTTGATAAATGATGATTCTAATAAAGGTCAGGCTGCAAGAAAGAGATTTATAAAGAATAATGGATATTATAAATTACCTTTATTTTTTAGATCACATTTATATTTTATATATAGATATTATGTAAGATTAGGATTTTTAGATGGTCAAGAAGGTAGAATATATCACTTTTTACAAGCATATTGGTATAGATTTTTAGTTGATGCAAAGATATATGAATGTGAGAAGTTTGATATAAAAATGGAAGGTCAAGGAGACTTAAAATAA
- a CDS encoding acyltransferase, whose product MFKSNYFKLFMKLNKVEFGKNLNLYGVPVIFKKKGSQLNIGENCTIKSSFLSNLVGLSQRTIIVTRTEDAKIEIGNNVGISGATIYARKGISIGDNTLIGGNVKIFDNDFHPIEIEARNIDDKEAIGTREVVIGKDCFIGCNALILKGSKIGDGSVIGAGSVVCGEFPGGVVIVGNPARVIKTL is encoded by the coding sequence ATGTTTAAGAGTAATTATTTTAAATTATTTATGAAGCTTAATAAGGTTGAGTTCGGTAAGAACTTAAATCTATATGGAGTTCCAGTAATATTTAAGAAAAAAGGCTCTCAATTAAATATAGGAGAAAACTGCACTATTAAGAGTAGTTTTCTCTCTAATTTAGTTGGATTGAGTCAAAGGACTATAATTGTTACTAGAACAGAAGATGCGAAAATTGAGATCGGTAACAATGTAGGGATTTCTGGAGCTACTATATATGCTAGAAAAGGGATAAGTATAGGCGATAATACTTTAATTGGTGGGAATGTTAAGATATTTGACAATGACTTTCATCCAATAGAGATTGAAGCTAGAAATATAGATGACAAGGAAGCTATAGGAACTAGAGAGGTTGTTATAGGGAAGGATTGTTTTATTGGTTGTAATGCACTTATATTAAAAGGAAGTAAAATTGGTGATGGTTCTGTTATTGGAGCTGGTAGTGTTGTTTGTGGTGAGTTTCCCGGAGGTGTAGTTATAGTTGGAAATCCTGCAAGAGTTATAAAGACACTATAG
- the fcl gene encoding GDP-L-fucose synthase — MNLDSKIYVAGHRGLVGSAIVRNLQDKGYKNIICRTHKELDLTNQEAVRSFFETERPDYVFLAAAKVGGINANNTYPADFIYDNLMIQNNVIKAAHDFGVKKLLFLGSTCIYPKMAPQPIKEEYLLTGALEETNEAYAVAKIAGLEMCKFFKRQYGDNFISCMPTNLYGPNDNFNLKNSHVLPALIRKFHEAKVNNSDVVEVWGTGTPLREFLYVDDMADACVFLMENYDGEQHVNIGTGEEVSIKELAETVKEVVEFDGELVFNTDMPDGTPRKLTTVDKLHGLGWKHKISLNEGIKLAYTWFLENYK; from the coding sequence ATGAATTTAGATTCTAAGATATATGTTGCTGGACATAGAGGTTTAGTTGGTTCGGCTATAGTTAGAAATTTACAAGATAAGGGATATAAAAATATTATATGTAGAACTCATAAAGAGTTAGATTTGACTAACCAAGAAGCTGTTAGAAGTTTCTTTGAAACTGAAAGACCTGATTATGTGTTTTTAGCTGCTGCTAAGGTTGGTGGGATTAATGCTAATAATACTTATCCTGCTGATTTTATATATGATAATTTAATGATTCAAAATAACGTTATAAAGGCTGCTCATGATTTTGGGGTTAAGAAATTATTATTTTTAGGTAGTACTTGTATATACCCTAAGATGGCTCCTCAACCAATAAAAGAAGAATATCTTTTAACAGGAGCTTTAGAAGAAACTAATGAGGCTTATGCTGTGGCTAAGATAGCTGGACTTGAAATGTGTAAGTTTTTTAAAAGACAGTATGGAGATAATTTTATAAGCTGTATGCCTACTAATTTATATGGACCTAATGATAATTTTAATTTAAAGAATTCTCATGTGTTACCAGCGCTTATAAGAAAATTCCATGAAGCTAAGGTTAATAACAGTGATGTTGTTGAAGTTTGGGGAACTGGTACTCCACTTAGAGAGTTTTTATATGTTGATGATATGGCTGATGCTTGTGTATTCTTAATGGAAAACTATGATGGTGAGCAACATGTAAATATAGGCACTGGTGAAGAGGTTTCTATAAAGGAATTAGCGGAGACTGTAAAAGAAGTTGTTGAATTTGATGGTGAGTTAGTATTTAATACTGATATGCCTGATGGTACTCCTAGAAAGTTAACTACTGTTGATAAGTTACATGGATTAGGATGGAAGCACAAGATTAGTTTAAATGAAGGAATTAAGTTAGCTTATACTTGGTTCTTAGAAAATTATAAATAA
- the gmd gene encoding GDP-mannose 4,6-dehydratase, translating into MQKKKVALITGITGQDGSYLAELLLEKGYEVHGIIRRASTFNTKRIDHLYQDPHEGDVSLFLHYGDITDSSNLNRLIEKIQPDEIYNLAAQSHVGVSFSSPEYTAEATGVSTLRILDAIRETGVKTKFYQASTSELFGGLPDTAPQSEKTPFYPKSPYGVAKLYSYWITVNYRESYDIFACNGILFNHESPRRGETFVTRKITRAAAAIHLGMQDKLYLGNLDAKRDWGHAKDYVEGMWRILQQDKPQDYVLSMNETHTVREFVELAFAELGYEIEWQGTGVDEKGIDKKSGKVLVEVDPRYFRPAEVELLWGDSTKARTELGWEPKYSFMDLVKEMVQSDLEELKSGGGYKSKFEN; encoded by the coding sequence ATGCAAAAGAAAAAAGTAGCACTTATAACAGGGATAACAGGACAAGATGGTTCTTACTTAGCAGAACTATTATTAGAAAAGGGATATGAAGTACATGGGATAATAAGAAGAGCTAGTACTTTCAATACAAAGAGAATAGATCATTTATATCAAGATCCACATGAAGGAGATGTAAGCTTATTCTTACACTATGGAGATATAACAGATTCAAGTAACTTAAATAGATTAATAGAAAAAATACAACCAGATGAAATATATAATTTAGCAGCACAATCTCATGTTGGAGTATCTTTTAGTTCACCAGAATATACAGCTGAAGCAACAGGGGTAAGTACACTTAGAATATTAGATGCAATAAGAGAAACTGGAGTTAAGACTAAATTCTATCAAGCATCTACAAGTGAATTATTCGGAGGACTTCCAGACACTGCACCACAAAGTGAAAAAACTCCATTCTATCCAAAGAGTCCATACGGAGTTGCTAAATTATACTCTTATTGGATAACTGTAAACTACAGAGAATCATATGATATATTCGCTTGCAATGGAATATTATTCAACCATGAATCTCCAAGAAGAGGGGAAACTTTCGTTACTAGAAAGATAACTAGAGCAGCTGCTGCTATACACTTAGGAATGCAAGATAAGTTATACTTAGGAAACTTAGATGCAAAAAGAGACTGGGGACATGCTAAAGATTATGTAGAAGGTATGTGGAGAATATTACAACAAGATAAGCCACAAGATTATGTATTATCAATGAATGAAACTCATACAGTTAGAGAATTTGTCGAGCTTGCTTTCGCTGAGTTAGGATATGAAATAGAATGGCAAGGAACTGGTGTTGATGAAAAAGGTATAGATAAGAAGAGCGGAAAAGTTTTAGTTGAGGTTGATCCAAGATACTTTAGACCTGCTGAGGTTGAATTATTATGGGGAGATAGTACTAAGGCTAGAACGGAACTTGGATGGGAGCCTAAGTATTCATTTATGGATTTAGTTAAAGAAATGGTTCAATCAGATTTAGAAGAACTTAAAAGCGGAGGCGGATATAAGTCTAAATTTGAAAACTAA
- a CDS encoding glycosyltransferase family 4 protein — MKNKLLIYAHYFYPDVASTGQILTELSEGMSDTFDITVICVVPSYSGTIDEKYKTQRIYKEEYKGIKVIRVRVPEFQKSNKISRIKNLVAYFFNSLIATMKIEKQDYIYTISQPPILGGVLGVLGKWFKGGKLIYNIQDFNPEQTMAVGYSKNKLLLNTVMAVDKFSCKQSDEVIVVGRDMQETLRNRFNNKKVPKNTFINNWTNEKEIQPLEQNHPKIVAFKEKYNLQDKFIIMYSGNIGLYYDLENIIKVIGKFKNRKDVVFAFVGNGTVKGKIESYVNENKLKNVTFIPYQDKADLIYSLNAADIHWVVNAKGIKGVSVPSKLYGVMASGKPVLGVLDEGSEARLIVEECNCGVCIEPGNYEEIYRKINYILENKEVIKSLGVNGRTYLEKNLTKDVSINKYKNTILAIDSKNGKEKIEEIKQAI, encoded by the coding sequence ATGAAAAATAAACTATTAATATATGCACATTACTTTTATCCAGATGTAGCCTCCACTGGACAGATACTAACAGAATTATCAGAAGGTATGAGTGATACTTTTGATATAACGGTAATCTGTGTTGTTCCTAGTTATAGTGGAACTATAGATGAAAAGTACAAAACGCAAAGAATATACAAAGAAGAATACAAAGGAATTAAGGTAATAAGAGTAAGAGTACCAGAATTTCAGAAAAGTAATAAGATAAGTAGAATAAAGAATTTAGTTGCTTATTTCTTTAATTCTTTAATAGCAACAATGAAAATTGAAAAACAAGATTATATATATACAATATCTCAACCACCAATACTAGGTGGAGTACTTGGAGTATTAGGTAAGTGGTTCAAAGGTGGAAAGCTTATATACAATATCCAAGACTTCAATCCAGAGCAAACAATGGCAGTAGGATACTCAAAAAATAAATTACTACTAAACACAGTAATGGCAGTTGATAAATTTAGCTGTAAACAATCTGATGAAGTAATAGTAGTAGGAAGAGATATGCAAGAGACTTTAAGAAATAGATTTAACAATAAAAAAGTACCTAAAAATACTTTTATAAATAACTGGACTAACGAAAAAGAAATACAACCATTAGAGCAAAATCATCCTAAGATTGTAGCTTTCAAAGAAAAGTACAACTTACAAGATAAATTTATAATAATGTACTCTGGAAATATAGGGCTTTACTATGATTTAGAAAATATAATCAAGGTTATAGGAAAGTTTAAAAATAGAAAAGATGTAGTATTTGCCTTTGTTGGAAATGGAACAGTTAAAGGAAAAATAGAGTCTTATGTAAATGAAAATAAATTAAAAAATGTGACTTTTATACCTTACCAAGATAAAGCTGATTTAATATATTCATTAAATGCAGCAGATATTCATTGGGTAGTTAATGCAAAAGGAATAAAAGGAGTGTCAGTACCAAGTAAACTTTACGGAGTAATGGCATCAGGGAAACCAGTGCTTGGGGTACTAGATGAAGGATCAGAAGCTAGACTTATAGTTGAAGAATGTAACTGTGGGGTATGTATAGAGCCTGGGAACTATGAAGAAATATATAGAAAAATAAATTATATTTTAGAAAATAAAGAAGTAATAAAATCTCTAGGGGTAAATGGAAGAACTTACTTAGAGAAAAACTTAACTAAAGATGTATCAATAAATAAATACAAAAATACTATTCTAGCAATAGATTCTAAAAATGGAAAAGAAAAAATAGAAGAAATTAAACAAGCTATATAG
- a CDS encoding mannose-1-phosphate guanylyltransferase has product MLCALIMAGGKGTRFWPLSTEEKPKQFLNLIGDKTMIQMTVDRIKPIIPVERIFVSTGEMYVDLVKEQLPELPEKNIIVEPEGRNTAPCIALSAFVINRYYNDATMVVLPSDHLIKDEDEFRKVVNSADEFVNKNYESIITLGMEPTRPETGYGYIRYSDNEVKVNNHKVIKVDTFVEKPNKEKAEMYLNEGNYLWNGGMFLWNVNNILNQIKKYSPNTYSALEIIETVEEEKLQETINSNYKNTEAISIDYAVLEKSSDIHVIPSNFGWDDVGSWEALDRYRDKDEAGNVLVGDTKAVEGENNLVISSSQSVVVEGLSDIYVIEHDGKILVGRKSNVANVKELKKII; this is encoded by the coding sequence ATGTTATGTGCTTTAATAATGGCTGGAGGAAAAGGGACTAGATTCTGGCCTCTTTCAACAGAAGAAAAACCAAAACAGTTTTTAAACTTAATAGGGGATAAAACTATGATACAGATGACTGTAGATAGAATAAAACCTATTATACCAGTAGAGAGAATATTTGTATCTACAGGGGAGATGTATGTAGATTTAGTAAAAGAGCAATTACCAGAATTGCCAGAGAAAAATATAATAGTTGAACCGGAAGGAAGAAATACAGCTCCATGTATAGCACTATCTGCATTTGTTATAAACAGATATTACAATGATGCAACTATGGTAGTTTTACCATCGGACCATCTTATAAAGGATGAAGATGAGTTTAGAAAAGTTGTAAATAGTGCAGATGAGTTTGTAAATAAAAACTATGAATCTATAATAACTCTAGGTATGGAACCTACAAGACCTGAAACTGGATACGGATATATAAGGTACAGTGATAATGAAGTTAAAGTTAATAACCATAAGGTTATAAAAGTAGATACTTTTGTTGAGAAGCCTAACAAGGAAAAAGCAGAGATGTATTTAAATGAAGGTAACTACTTATGGAATGGTGGTATGTTCTTATGGAATGTAAATAACATACTTAATCAAATCAAGAAATACTCGCCAAATACATATAGTGCATTAGAAATTATAGAGACTGTAGAAGAAGAAAAACTTCAAGAAACTATAAATAGTAATTATAAGAATACGGAAGCTATTTCAATAGACTATGCTGTACTTGAAAAGTCTAGCGATATACATGTTATTCCAAGTAACTTTGGTTGGGATGATGTTGGAAGCTGGGAAGCGCTAGATAGATATAGAGATAAGGACGAAGCTGGAAATGTTTTAGTAGGGGATACTAAAGCAGTTGAAGGTGAGAATAACTTAGTTATATCTTCTAGTCAGAGTGTAGTTGTTGAAGGTTTAAGTGATATATATGTTATAGAGCATGATGGGAAAATATTAGTTGGACGTAAGTCTAATGTAGCTAATGTAAAGGAATTAAAGAAGATTATATAG
- a CDS encoding phospho-sugar mutase — protein sequence MNYLDRYKLWVNNSYFDKKTKEELELIKNDNKEIKDRFYKNLEFGTGGLRGVIGTGTNRINIYTVRRATFGLANYILNKCKEEGKSKGVVIAHDSRHMSREFCLETAKTLAACGIKAYIFDDLRTTPQLSFAVRHLGCVAGVVITASHNPPEYNGYKVYWTDGGQVCLDIAEEIINEVNKIEDYSSIPTTTEDNKLIVMLDESVDTAFVEAVKKQVIRQDIINKVCKEMKIIFTPIHGTGNLPIRRALKEVGFENVQVVKEQEMPDSKFSTVKYPNPEEKAVFSLAIQMAKENGADLIIGTDPDCDRVGVVVKNTDGEYVVLNGNQVGSLLVDYVLTQKQEELKSMTNPTIVKTIVTSELGAVIAKSFGVDCLDTLTGFKFIGEKINEFEINQDRTFIMGYEESYGYLIGTHARDKDGVVSALLISEMAAFYYDKGMTLYEGLEEVYKKYGYYKEELVSMTLKGIDGMEKIKSMMANFRNSNIEKIANIKVEKINDYKTGIDDLPKSDVLKFILEDGSWIAVRPSGTEPKIKFYFGCNGEEKSEVDNKLQQMIKEITSL from the coding sequence ATGAATTACTTAGATAGATATAAATTATGGGTTAATAACAGCTATTTTGATAAAAAAACAAAAGAAGAATTAGAACTTATAAAAAATGATAATAAAGAAATAAAAGATAGATTTTATAAAAATCTAGAATTTGGCACTGGTGGACTTAGAGGAGTTATAGGAACTGGTACAAATAGAATTAATATATATACAGTAAGAAGAGCAACTTTTGGGCTTGCGAACTACATATTAAATAAATGTAAAGAAGAAGGCAAATCAAAAGGTGTAGTGATAGCACATGACAGTAGACATATGTCTAGAGAGTTTTGTTTAGAAACTGCTAAAACGTTAGCAGCATGTGGAATAAAGGCTTATATATTTGATGATTTAAGAACTACTCCACAGCTTTCATTTGCAGTTAGACATTTAGGATGTGTAGCAGGTGTTGTTATCACAGCTAGTCATAATCCTCCTGAGTACAATGGATACAAAGTATACTGGACTGATGGTGGACAAGTTTGTCTTGATATAGCTGAAGAGATAATAAATGAAGTTAATAAAATAGAAGATTATTCTTCAATACCTACTACAACTGAAGATAATAAACTAATAGTTATGTTAGATGAAAGTGTGGACACTGCATTTGTAGAGGCAGTGAAAAAGCAAGTTATAAGACAAGATATAATAAACAAAGTTTGTAAAGAAATGAAGATAATCTTCACTCCTATACATGGTACAGGAAACTTACCAATAAGAAGAGCTTTAAAAGAAGTTGGATTTGAAAATGTACAAGTAGTAAAAGAACAAGAAATGCCAGATAGCAAATTTTCTACAGTAAAATATCCAAATCCAGAAGAAAAAGCAGTATTTTCCTTAGCTATACAAATGGCTAAGGAAAATGGAGCAGACTTAATAATAGGAACTGATCCGGACTGTGATAGAGTTGGAGTAGTAGTAAAAAATACTGATGGTGAATACGTAGTTCTTAATGGAAACCAAGTAGGTTCATTATTAGTTGATTATGTACTTACTCAAAAACAAGAAGAACTAAAATCTATGACAAATCCAACTATAGTTAAGACAATAGTAACATCTGAATTAGGTGCAGTTATAGCTAAAAGTTTTGGAGTTGATTGTTTAGATACTCTAACAGGGTTTAAATTTATAGGTGAGAAAATAAATGAGTTTGAGATAAACCAAGATAGAACCTTTATCATGGGATATGAAGAAAGTTATGGATACCTTATAGGTACTCATGCAAGAGATAAGGATGGAGTAGTATCAGCACTACTTATATCTGAAATGGCTGCTTTCTATTATGATAAAGGAATGACTTTATACGAAGGACTAGAAGAAGTTTATAAAAAGTATGGATATTACAAAGAAGAATTAGTATCAATGACTTTAAAAGGTATAGACGGAATGGAAAAAATAAAGTCTATGATGGCTAATTTTAGAAATTCTAATATAGAAAAGATAGCTAATATAAAGGTAGAAAAAATAAATGACTATAAAACTGGTATAGATGATTTACCTAAGTCAGATGTTCTTAAATTTATATTAGAAGATGGTAGCTGGATAGCCGTTAGACCATCTGGAACAGAGCCAAAGATAAAATTCTACTTTGGATGTAATGGGGAAGAAAAAAGCGAAGTTGATAATAAATTACAACAAATGATAAAAGAAATAACATCATTATAG
- a CDS encoding sugar transferase translates to MERELGTYGGVLHPVNLRENKLYLFLKRVIDIVGSLCGLIILSPVFLIVAILIKLEDPKGKIFFSQERNGLNGKIFNMYKFRSMVHNAEELLEQLQEQNEQTGPVFKIKNDPRITKIGRFIRKTSIDELPQLINILKGDMSIVGPRPPIPREVDQYTDYQMQRLLVKPGLTCYWQVGGRNEIGFDEWVELDIKYIEERNLWIDIKLIFKTVFVLFGDKTAS, encoded by the coding sequence TTGGAAAGAGAATTGGGTACTTATGGTGGGGTTTTACATCCTGTTAATCTAAGGGAAAACAAGTTATATTTATTTTTAAAAAGAGTCATTGATATTGTAGGCTCTTTATGCGGACTAATAATTTTATCACCAGTGTTTTTAATAGTAGCAATACTAATTAAATTAGAGGACCCAAAAGGAAAGATATTCTTTTCGCAAGAAAGAAACGGACTAAATGGAAAAATTTTTAATATGTACAAGTTTAGAAGCATGGTTCACAATGCAGAGGAGTTATTAGAACAATTACAAGAACAAAACGAACAAACAGGACCAGTATTTAAAATAAAAAATGACCCAAGGATTACTAAGATAGGTAGATTTATACGAAAAACTAGTATTGATGAACTACCACAGCTAATTAATATTTTAAAAGGGGATATGAGTATAGTAGGTCCTAGACCACCTATTCCTAGAGAAGTTGATCAATATACAGATTATCAAATGCAAAGATTATTAGTAAAACCAGGGCTTACATGCTATTGGCAAGTAGGTGGAAGAAATGAAATTGGATTTGATGAATGGGTTGAGCTAGATATTAAATATATAGAAGAGAGAAATCTTTGGATAGATATAAAGTTAATATTTAAAACTGTATTTGTTTTATTTGGGGATAAAACTGCAAGTTAG
- a CDS encoding CpsD/CapB family tyrosine-protein kinase, protein MKLYSYNNPKSHIAEAYRLIRTNIQFSNVDKNIKTILITSTQANEGKSTVISNLAATFARLENKRVLVMDCDLRNPSVHKMFGVSNLNGLTDILTGSKDVDKCIEKTKVKGLDILKVGKMPPNPAEILQSKKMKNFMDVVKGYYDYIFIDSPPIGVVTDANILTQYADGTILLVGCNEAEIDAVKLSKERLESVNANILGAILNKFEVDKNTYGYYNYYYGSEDSRRKEKRGLFKKR, encoded by the coding sequence ATGAAATTATACAGTTACAATAACCCTAAATCTCATATAGCAGAAGCATATAGATTAATAAGAACAAATATACAGTTCTCGAATGTAGATAAAAATATAAAAACTATACTAATAACTAGTACTCAAGCAAATGAAGGTAAGAGTACAGTAATCTCAAACTTAGCAGCAACTTTTGCAAGGCTTGAAAATAAGAGAGTATTAGTGATGGATTGCGATTTAAGAAATCCTAGTGTACATAAAATGTTTGGTGTAAGTAACTTAAATGGGCTTACAGACATCCTTACAGGAAGTAAAGACGTAGATAAATGTATAGAAAAAACTAAAGTAAAGGGGCTAGATATATTAAAAGTTGGAAAGATGCCACCTAACCCAGCAGAAATACTTCAATCTAAGAAGATGAAAAACTTTATGGATGTGGTAAAAGGATACTATGATTATATATTTATAGATTCTCCACCTATAGGGGTAGTTACTGATGCCAATATATTAACTCAATATGCAGATGGAACTATATTACTAGTAGGATGTAATGAAGCTGAGATTGATGCAGTTAAGTTATCAAAGGAAAGATTAGAAAGTGTTAATGCTAATATTTTAGGTGCAATACTTAATAAGTTTGAAGTTGATAAGAACACTTATGGTTATTACAACTATTACTATGGGAGTGAAGATTCAAGAAGAAAAGAAAAGCGTGGATTATTTAAAAAGAGATAG
- a CDS encoding YveK family protein — protein sequence MEETIDLKEYFGIIKKKSKIIILITLIAMISSALVSFFVLSPVYETKTTLIVNRSEASEDKSMTGDEYTVSQKLAVTYGEIIKSRTVLDEVIDSLGLDMTYDQLVSKISVSPVGDTQIISIKVQDTNARKAMDIANAIPKVFTKEVKRITKANGAEVIDKAILPQAPIKPNKVMNVATATVLGVMIGLFLVFFMHYIDTKMTKPEDITRHLDIPVLGVIPIEEDIA from the coding sequence ATGGAAGAAACTATAGACCTAAAAGAGTATTTTGGCATTATAAAGAAAAAATCAAAAATCATAATACTAATAACTTTAATAGCTATGATATCAAGTGCATTAGTAAGCTTTTTTGTACTTAGTCCAGTATACGAGACAAAAACTACATTAATAGTAAATAGAAGTGAAGCTTCAGAAGACAAAAGTATGACAGGGGATGAGTATACTGTCAGTCAAAAGTTAGCAGTTACATATGGAGAAATAATAAAATCTAGAACTGTACTTGATGAAGTTATTGATAGCTTAGGACTAGACATGACTTATGACCAGTTAGTATCAAAAATAAGTGTAAGTCCAGTAGGCGATACACAAATAATAAGCATAAAAGTACAAGATACTAATGCTAGAAAAGCTATGGATATAGCAAATGCTATACCAAAGGTATTTACAAAAGAAGTAAAAAGAATAACAAAGGCAAATGGAGCAGAAGTAATAGACAAGGCAATACTTCCACAAGCACCAATAAAGCCTAATAAGGTTATGAACGTAGCAACAGCTACAGTTTTAGGAGTTATGATAGGTTTATTCCTAGTGTTCTTCATGCACTATATAGACACAAAAATGACAAAACCAGAAGATATAACAAGACATTTAGACATACCGGTATTAGGAGTAATACCTATAGAAGAAGACATAGCATAG